CAATTTACCCCAACGTCAACCTGATGAACTCGAGCTTCAAGGCTGTCCTTGGAAACATCAATGCCTGCTGGATAGGAAAACATAGCCAAACCCTCTTACACTAAAAGTGAGAGCGCTCTGGCTTGGCCCACGCTTGTAACTGTTCGAGGTGGGCTCGTTCAACTGTTCGGGCTCATGTCCAGAGCGGAGAAGTGAGTGGCAGCATGGGCTCCCACACGTGCTTTAAGCACTTCGGGCATTCAGCTTGCCACTCACCCTCTCACTCTCAGCTTAATCCCGTATCAAGACACAAGGGGGCTTGCTCCCGCTGGCAGTGGGTCAGCTGCAGATGAGCTGACTGACAGACCGCCATCGGGAGCAAGCCCCCACATTTAATCGATGGTGTAAAAAAATGGCATAAAAAAACCGCCTCCTGGTGAGGAGGCGGTTTTTTTGTTTACAGCAGCACGATCAGAACAACTTCAGCGCCGGTGCTTCTTCTTTCAACGGCTCGTTCTTCGCGGTCTGCTCGTTCCAGCCGCCACCGAGGGCCTTGTACAGGTTGACCTCGGCGGTCAGCTGCGCCAGGCGGTCGGTGATCAGCGATTGCTGGGCGCTGAACAGTTGGCGCTGGGCATCAAGGAAGGTCAGGTTGCTGTCGACACCAATGCGGTAGCGGCGCTCGGCCAGGCGGTAGTAATCCTGGTTGGCCGCGACGAAGCCGCGCTGGGCGTCCAGTTGCTGCTTGTAGGTCTCACGCGCGGCGAGGCCGTCGGACACTTCCTGAAAGCCCGTCTGGATGGCCTTCTCGTAGTTGGCCACGTTGATCTCTTTCTGGATCTTCGAGTAGTCCAGGCTGGCGCGCAGGCTACCGGCGTTGAAGATCGGGATGTTGATCTGCGGCGCGAACGACCAGGTACCCGAACCGCCCTTGAACAGGCCGCCCAGTGTCGGGCTGGCGGTACCGGCGCTGGCCGTCAGGCTGATGCTCGGAAAGAACGCGGCACGGGCCGCGCCGATGTTGGCGTTGGCCGCCTTGAGGTTGTACTCGGCCTGCACGATGTCGGGGCGACGTTGCAACAGGTCCGATGGCAACCCGGCCGGTACTTCGCTGAGCAGGTCATCCGACAGCGGCTTGCTGGCGATATTCGCCGGCAGGCCGGTGCCCAGCAGCAGGGTCAGGCTGTTTTCGTCCTGGGCCACCTGGCGGGTATAGCGCGCCAGGGCTACCCGGGCGTTTTCCACCGAGGTGCGCGCCTGGCTGAGGTCGAGGGCCGAAGCCACGCCGACTTCGTTGCTGCGCGAGGTGAGCTTGAAGCTCTGCTCATACGCGCCCAGGGTGTCCTGGGTGAGCTTGAGCAGTTCCTTGTCGGCCTGCCAGGTCAGATAGGCGTTGGCCACGCTGGCCACCAGGCTGATCTGGGTGCTGCGCCGCGCTTCTTCAGTGGCGAAGTATTTTTGCAGTGCTTCTTCACTCAGGCTGCGCACGCGGCCGAACAGGTCCAGCTCATAGGAACTGATCCCCAGGCCCGCCGAGTACTGGCTGGCGATGGTCGCCTGACCGGACTGCGACAGCTTGGCCGGCGTACGCGAACGACTGCCGTTGCCCGTGGCCGAGACGGCCGGGAACAGGTCGGCGCGCTGGATCTGGTACTGCGCGGCATAGGCGTCGATGTTCAGGGCCGCGACACGCAGGTCGCGGTTGTTCACCAGCGCGGTCTGGATCAGCTGTTGCAGCGCGGGGTCATGGAAAAACTGCTTCCAGCCCTGCTCGGCAGCGGCCTGGTTCGGCGCCTGGGCCGACGAATACGCCGGGCCCTGCGGGAACTGTGCCGCCACCGGCGCGTCGGGGCGCTGGTAGTCAGGTATAAGCGAGCAGCCACTGAGCACGAATGCCGTGACGGCTAAGGAAAGTAGCGACTTGCTCATTGGCCAGCCTCTTTAGGAGTTTGCTTGGGTTCAGTCTGTTTGCGTTCGCCTGCGGCGGACACGGTTGCAAAGAACAATGGCACCCAGAAGATCGCCAGGACCGTGGCCGTGATCATACCGCCGATCACACCGGTACCGATCGCGTGCTGGCTGCCGGAGCCGGCGCCCGAGGAGATCGCCAGCGGCAACACGCCGAGCACGAATGCCATGGAGGTCATGATGATCGGGCGCAGACGCATACGGGATGCTTCGATGGCCGATTCGACAATGCCTTTGCCTTGTTCATGCAGCTCTTTGGCGAACTCGACGATCAGGATGGCGTTTTTCGCCGCCAGGCCCACCGTCACCAACAAGCCGACCTGGAAGAACACGTCGTTGGACAGGCCGCGCAGGCTGGTGGCGATCAACGCACCCACCACACCCAACGGCACTACCAGTACCACTGCGATCGGGATCGACCAGCTTTCGTACAACGCCGCGAGGCAGAGGAACACCACCAGTAGCGACAGGGCGTACAACGCCGGTGCCTGCGAGCCGGACAGCCGTTCTTCGTACGACAGGCCCGTCCAGGCATAGCCTACGCCCGCCGGCAATTGCTTGGCGATGCGTTCGACTTCGGCCATGGCATCACCGGTACTGTAGCCCGGTGCCGGCGTACCGAGGATTTCCATTGCCGCAACACCGTTGTAGCGCGAGAGCTTGGGCGAGCCGTAGATCCACTTGCCCGAAGAAATGGCCGACAGGGGCACCATCTTCCCGGAGTCGCTGCGTACGAACCATTTGTTCAGGTCTTCCGGGGACATCCGGCTGGCGGCGTCGCCCTGCACGTACACCTTCTTCACACGACCACGGTCGATGAAGTCGTTGACGTAGCTGCCACCCAGGGCAATCGCCAGGGTCTGGTTGATGCTCGACAGCGTAATGCCTTGGGCGCTGGCCTTCTCGTCGTCGACGGTGAGTTCGTACTGCGGCTCATCGTTCACGCCGTTGGGGCGCACACCGGCCAGGATCTTGCTCTGGGCGGCCATGCCGAGGAACTGGTTGCGCGCTTGCATCAGCTTTTCGTGGCCGACACCGCCCTGGTCTTGCAGGAACACGTCGAAACCGGTGGCGTTACCCAACTCCAGGACCGAAGGCGGCACGATGGCGAAAACCATGGCGTCCTTGAAGGCCCCGAAGAAGTAACCCTGGGCACGCTTGGCCACTTCGAATACCGACTGCGAAGCATCGCGTTCATCCCATGGCTTGAGCATCACGAACGCGAGGCCCGAGCTTTGGCCACGGCCAGCGAAGTTGAAGCCGTTGACGGTAAAGACCGATTTCACGGCCTTGCCTTCGCCGGGCTCGCCTTCCTTGTCGTTGAGCAGGAAAGCCCGCATGTCGTCGATGACTTTTTGCGTACGTTCAGCGGATGAGCCGACCGGGGTCTGTACCTGGGCGAAGATCACACCCTGGTCTTCCTCGGGCAGGAACGCGCTTGGAATGCGGGTGAACAGCCAGATCATGCCGACGAAGATGATCAGGTACACGAAGAACGCCGGGTACTTGTGCTTGATCATGTTGCCCACGCCGCGCTCGTAGCTGATAACGCCACGGTCGAAGGTGCGGTTGAACCAGCCGAAGAAACCACGCTTGGGTTGGCCGTGCTTCTCGGGGTCGATCGGCTTGAGCATGGTGGCGCACAGGGCCGGGGTGAAGATCAGCGCAACCAGTACCGACAGCGCCATGGCCGAAACGATGGTGATGGAGAACTGTTTGTAGATCACACCGGTGGAACCGCCGAAGAACGCCATCGGCAGCAATACCGCCGACAGTACCAGGGCGATACCCACCAGGGCGCCCTGGATCTGGCCCATGGACTTGACCGTCGCTTCTTTGGGCGACAGATGCTCCTCGGCCATCACCCGCTCAACGTTCTCTACCACCACGATGGCATCGTCCACCAGCAAGCCGATGGCCAGGATCATGCCGAACATGGTCAGGGTGTTGATGGTGAAACCGAACGCCGCCAGGATCCCGAAGGTACCCAGCAATACCACCGGTACGGTCATGGTGGTGATGATGGTGGCGCGGAAGTTCTGCAGGAACAGGAACATCACCAGGAACACCAGCACGATCGCTTCGACCAGGGTGTGCACCACGCCGGAGATCGATTCGGTTACCACTGGCGTGGTGTCATACGGCACCACTGCCTTCATGCCTGGCGGGAAGAACGGCTCCAGGGACGCCACGGTGGCACGGATGGCCTTGGCGGTGTCCAGGGCGTTGGCGCCCGAGGCCAGTTTGATCGCCATGCCCGACGCCGGCTTGCCGTTGAACTGCGCACTGATGCTGTAGTTCTGGCCGCCCAGTTCGATACGCGAGATGTCACGCAGGCGAACCTGCGAGCCGTCGGCGTTGACCTTCATCAGGATCTTGCCGAACTCTTCCGCGGTTTGCAGGCGGGTCTTGCCGATGATGGTTGCGTTCAGCTGGGTACCGGGCAGGGCGGGCAGGCCGCCCAATTGGCCAGTGGCCACTTGCACGTTCTGCGCGGAAATGGCGGTGCTGACGTCGACCGGGGTCAACTGGTAGTTGTTCAGCTTGGCCGGGTCCAGCCAGATACGCATGGCGTACTGCGAACCGAACACCTGGAAGTCACCGACACCCGCGGTACGGGAAATCGGGTCCTGGATGTTGGACACGATGTAGTTGGAGAGGTCGTCCTTGGTCATGCTGCCGTCTTCCGACACCAGACCGATCACCATCAGGAAGTTCTTCACCGACTTGGTCACGCGGATACCCTGCTGCTGCACTTCTTGCGGCAGCAATGGGGTCGCCAGGTTCAGCTTGTTCTGCACCTGAACCTGGGCGATGTCCGGGTTGGTACCCTGGTTGAACGTCGCGGTGATGGTCATGCTGCCGTCGGAGTTACTGTCCGAGGCGACATAACGCAGGTTGTCGATACCGTTGAGCTGTTGCTCGATGACCTGCACCACGGTGTCCTGCACGGTTTGTGCGGACGCGCCTGGGTAGGTCACCTGGATATCAATAGCGGTCGGCGCGATGGCCGGGTACTGGTTGATGGGCAACTTCAGGATCGACAGGGTCCCGACCAGCATGATCACCAGGGCAATTACCCAGGCAAAAATGGGACGGTCGATAAAAAATTTCGACATGGGTTACTCCCCTTTGCCAGCAGCGGCAGCAGGAGCGGAACCGGCGGGCTTGGCGTTGTCAGCGTCCTTGACCTGGACTTCGATGCCCGGCTTGATGAATTGCAGGCCTTCGGTGATCACGCGGTCACCGGCGTTCAGGCCTTTTTCCACCAGCCAGTAAGCGCCGTCAGTGCGGTTGGCCACCAGGGTGCGTTGCTCGACCTTGTTGTCCTTGTTCACCACCAGCGCCGTCGGAATGCCCTTGATGTCGCGGGTCACGCCTTGCTGTGGCGCCAGGATGGCCTTGCTGTTCACACCGGCTTGCAATTGGGCGTGTACGAACATGCCCGGCAACAGGGTGTGGTCAGGGTTGGGGAACACGGCGCGCAGCGTCACGGAACCGGTGGTCTGGTCGACCGACACTTCGGAGAACTCCAGCTTGCCTTCCTGGCCGTAGTCGCTGCCGTCTTCCAGGGTCAGCTTGACCTTGGCGGCATTGGCGCCGGCTTTTTCCAACTGGCCGCTTTCCAGGTCGCGGCGCAGTTTGAGCATTTCAGCCGACGACTGCGTGACGTCGACGTAGATCGGATCCAGTTGCTGGATCACGGCCATCGCATCGGCCTGGCCATTGCTGACCAGTGCGCCTTCGGTCACCGAAGAACGGCCGATACGCCCAGAGATCGGCGCGAACACTTTGGTGTAGCGCACGTTGATCTGGGCCGTTTGAACGTTTGCTTCGGCGGTCATGCGGTTGGCGACGGCGGTGTCGTATTCCTGGCGGCTGACGGCTTGTTCATCGACCAACTGCTTGTAGCGGTCGGTGATGGATTTGGTCTGGGTCAGGGTGGCTTGTGCGCTTTTCAGGGTCGCGTCGTACACCGACGGGTCGATCTGATAGAGCTGCTGGCCTTCCTTCACGTCTGCGCCTTCCTTGAACAGGCGCTTGAGAATGATGCCGTTGACCTGCGGGCGAACTTCCGCGATGCGGTAGGCGGTGGTGCGGCCAGGCAGCTCGGATGTCAGGGTATAGGCTTGCGGTTGAATGGTGACCACGCCGACCTGAGGGGTTTGAGCGGGCGGAGCCGCTTCTTCCTTTTTACATCCGCTGAGCAGCGATGCCAGGGCGACGGCAGTGACCAGAGCGGTAACAGCTGGCTTAAGTTGCATGAAGATCCTCGGGTCAGGCGCGCAGAGTGCGCACAAGCAGTGTGGAAGGGTAAAAAACAAACGGTGAGTAGATAAGTAGCTTGCTACGCAATATACTTACGTTCATGGTTGTTTGTAAACTCTTGACAGGTTTCGCGCTTTGTTGACAAAGCAACGCCCGAAACCTCGATTCCATTACGTTCGGCACCCGTGACGGTGTCGTCCCACAAATATTTTGATGATCGTCCGCGTCTATTAACGTTGCGTTAACGATAGTCTCAAGTGTCTTGATTGAGGTTTTACTGCCATGGTTCGTCGCACCAAAGAGGAAGCTCAGGAAACGCGCAGCCAGATTCTCGATGCTGCCGAGCAAGCCTTCTATGAGCGCGGCGTCGCGCGCACCACGTTGGCCGACATCGCCGCGTTGGCCGGTGTGACGCGGGGCGCCATTTACTGGCACTTCAGCAATAAATCCGATCTGCTGCGGGCGCTGCTCGATACGTTGCATGAACCGCTGGATGAATTGGCCAGGGCCAGCGAAAGCGAGGATGAACTCGACCCACTGGGCTGCATGCGCAAGCTGCTGATTCATCTGTTTCATCAAGTGGCCCTGGACCCGAAAACCCGGCGCATCAACGAGATTTTGTTTCATAAGTGCGAATTCACCGATGAAATGTGCGACATGCGCCGCCAGCGCCAAACCCATAGCCTGGAATGCAACTTGCGCATCGGCCTGACACTGCGTAACGCGGTCCATCGCGGGCAGCTTCCGCAAAACCTCGACACTACCCGGGGCGCTGTTTGCATCCATGCCTACATCAACGGGTTGATTGGCCAGTGGTTGCTGGTGCCCGACAGCTTTCAGTTACATCAGGAAGCCGAACGCTGGGTGGATGCAGGGCTCGACATGCTGCGCCTGAGCCCTAGCCTGCGCAATTGAGACAAAATGCGTAATTGCATCAGGTTGTGTCAACAGTAAAGCCTAAGGACAGTCAATCGTCCTTCTGCCTGATTGGTGGGGTGACTTTATATACGGGCTGGCAGGCGGTTGATAGGTAGTCGCCTAAGTATTTTGTAGCGATATTGTTGCCGCTATGTGAAGCAATGTTTCAAAGGTGAAACATACAGTCAAAAATGTGGGAGGGGGCTTGCTCCCGATGGCAGTGGATCAGTCAACACATACAGTGACTGACCCGCCGCCATCGGGAGCAAGCCCCCTCCCACATTTGGTTTTGCGTCTGAGGTGATTACAGCGTCGGGTAATCGATGTAACCCACCGGGCCCTTGCCGTAGAAGGTTTCCGGATGCGCTTCGTTGAGCGGCGCATCGGCCTTCAGGCGCGCAGGCAGGTCCGGGTTGGCAATGAACGGCACGCCGAACGCTACGGCGTCCGCTTTACCCTCGGCCAGCCAGGCATTGGCGCTGTCCTTGGTGAAGCGCTCATTGGCGATGTACACGCCGCCGAAGGCTTTCTTCAGTTGCGGGCCGAGGCTGTCGGCGCCTTCTTTCTCGCGGGAGCAAATAAACGCGATGCCGCGCTTGCCCAGTTCGCTGGCGACGTAGTTAAAGGTTTGCGCCAGGTTGTCGTCGCCCATGTCGTGAGCATCCGCACGCGGTGCCAGGTGCACGCCCACACGGCCGGCGCCCCAGACTTCGATGGCCGCATCGGTCACTTCCAGCAACAGGCGTGCACGGTTTTCCAGGGAGCCGCCATAGTTGTCGGTACGCTGGTTGGTGCTGCTTTGCAGGAACTGGTCGAGCAGGTAGCCGTTGG
This region of Pseudomonas asgharzadehiana genomic DNA includes:
- the adeC gene encoding AdeC/AdeK/OprM family multidrug efflux complex outer membrane factor; amino-acid sequence: MSKSLLSLAVTAFVLSGCSLIPDYQRPDAPVAAQFPQGPAYSSAQAPNQAAAEQGWKQFFHDPALQQLIQTALVNNRDLRVAALNIDAYAAQYQIQRADLFPAVSATGNGSRSRTPAKLSQSGQATIASQYSAGLGISSYELDLFGRVRSLSEEALQKYFATEEARRSTQISLVASVANAYLTWQADKELLKLTQDTLGAYEQSFKLTSRSNEVGVASALDLSQARTSVENARVALARYTRQVAQDENSLTLLLGTGLPANIASKPLSDDLLSEVPAGLPSDLLQRRPDIVQAEYNLKAANANIGAARAAFFPSISLTASAGTASPTLGGLFKGGSGTWSFAPQINIPIFNAGSLRASLDYSKIQKEINVANYEKAIQTGFQEVSDGLAARETYKQQLDAQRGFVAANQDYYRLAERRYRIGVDSNLTFLDAQRQLFSAQQSLITDRLAQLTAEVNLYKALGGGWNEQTAKNEPLKEEAPALKLF
- a CDS encoding efflux RND transporter permease subunit, whose translation is MSKFFIDRPIFAWVIALVIMLVGTLSILKLPINQYPAIAPTAIDIQVTYPGASAQTVQDTVVQVIEQQLNGIDNLRYVASDSNSDGSMTITATFNQGTNPDIAQVQVQNKLNLATPLLPQEVQQQGIRVTKSVKNFLMVIGLVSEDGSMTKDDLSNYIVSNIQDPISRTAGVGDFQVFGSQYAMRIWLDPAKLNNYQLTPVDVSTAISAQNVQVATGQLGGLPALPGTQLNATIIGKTRLQTAEEFGKILMKVNADGSQVRLRDISRIELGGQNYSISAQFNGKPASGMAIKLASGANALDTAKAIRATVASLEPFFPPGMKAVVPYDTTPVVTESISGVVHTLVEAIVLVFLVMFLFLQNFRATIITTMTVPVVLLGTFGILAAFGFTINTLTMFGMILAIGLLVDDAIVVVENVERVMAEEHLSPKEATVKSMGQIQGALVGIALVLSAVLLPMAFFGGSTGVIYKQFSITIVSAMALSVLVALIFTPALCATMLKPIDPEKHGQPKRGFFGWFNRTFDRGVISYERGVGNMIKHKYPAFFVYLIIFVGMIWLFTRIPSAFLPEEDQGVIFAQVQTPVGSSAERTQKVIDDMRAFLLNDKEGEPGEGKAVKSVFTVNGFNFAGRGQSSGLAFVMLKPWDERDASQSVFEVAKRAQGYFFGAFKDAMVFAIVPPSVLELGNATGFDVFLQDQGGVGHEKLMQARNQFLGMAAQSKILAGVRPNGVNDEPQYELTVDDEKASAQGITLSSINQTLAIALGGSYVNDFIDRGRVKKVYVQGDAASRMSPEDLNKWFVRSDSGKMVPLSAISSGKWIYGSPKLSRYNGVAAMEILGTPAPGYSTGDAMAEVERIAKQLPAGVGYAWTGLSYEERLSGSQAPALYALSLLVVFLCLAALYESWSIPIAVVLVVPLGVVGALIATSLRGLSNDVFFQVGLLVTVGLAAKNAILIVEFAKELHEQGKGIVESAIEASRMRLRPIIMTSMAFVLGVLPLAISSGAGSGSQHAIGTGVIGGMITATVLAIFWVPLFFATVSAAGERKQTEPKQTPKEAGQ
- a CDS encoding efflux RND transporter periplasmic adaptor subunit encodes the protein MQLKPAVTALVTAVALASLLSGCKKEEAAPPAQTPQVGVVTIQPQAYTLTSELPGRTTAYRIAEVRPQVNGIILKRLFKEGADVKEGQQLYQIDPSVYDATLKSAQATLTQTKSITDRYKQLVDEQAVSRQEYDTAVANRMTAEANVQTAQINVRYTKVFAPISGRIGRSSVTEGALVSNGQADAMAVIQQLDPIYVDVTQSSAEMLKLRRDLESGQLEKAGANAAKVKLTLEDGSDYGQEGKLEFSEVSVDQTTGSVTLRAVFPNPDHTLLPGMFVHAQLQAGVNSKAILAPQQGVTRDIKGIPTALVVNKDNKVEQRTLVANRTDGAYWLVEKGLNAGDRVITEGLQFIKPGIEVQVKDADNAKPAGSAPAAAAGKGE
- a CDS encoding TetR family transcriptional regulator → MVRRTKEEAQETRSQILDAAEQAFYERGVARTTLADIAALAGVTRGAIYWHFSNKSDLLRALLDTLHEPLDELARASESEDELDPLGCMRKLLIHLFHQVALDPKTRRINEILFHKCEFTDEMCDMRRQRQTHSLECNLRIGLTLRNAVHRGQLPQNLDTTRGAVCIHAYINGLIGQWLLVPDSFQLHQEAERWVDAGLDMLRLSPSLRN
- a CDS encoding alkene reductase; this translates as MTTIFDPITLGDLQLSNRIIMAPLTRCRADEGRVPNALMAEYYVQRASAGLILSEATSVTPLGVGYPDTPGIWSNDQVRGWANVTKAVHGAGGKIFLQLWHVGRISHESYLNGETPVAPSAIQAKGHVSLVRPLADYPTPRALETAEIAEIVDAYRTGAENAKAAGFDGVEIHGANGYLLDQFLQSSTNQRTDNYGGSLENRARLLLEVTDAAIEVWGAGRVGVHLAPRADAHDMGDDNLAQTFNYVASELGKRGIAFICSREKEGADSLGPQLKKAFGGVYIANERFTKDSANAWLAEGKADAVAFGVPFIANPDLPARLKADAPLNEAHPETFYGKGPVGYIDYPTL